The Natronoarchaeum philippinense genome has a window encoding:
- a CDS encoding DUF7563 family protein — translation MPHCENCGGFVTRNFVRVFGDNHDNVQGCMECCDRTAVREGGVVANPTT, via the coding sequence ATGCCACACTGTGAGAACTGTGGTGGGTTCGTCACCCGGAACTTCGTTCGGGTGTTCGGCGACAACCACGACAACGTCCAAGGCTGCATGGAATGTTGCGACCGAACTGCGGTCAGAGAAGGCGGCGTCGTCGCAAACCCGACGACCTGA
- a CDS encoding helix-turn-helix domain-containing protein, translated as MKRIRFSVDYPAELVHPLHRQIVEATPITRAELLTWSPTADATTLLWCDGDRDATERVIEGIDSLLARSFVEDTDGTYAFLRQADYEFPQAVLDLVAGANVIFLPPVVFLDTGAVRFEAVGETAALSAFHEELSAVGTPTIERVRPFERTPSPSRLTDRQREALDAAVSVGYYRVPREGTISDIAATIDCSTSTAGELVRKAESAVLTHFVETR; from the coding sequence ATGAAACGGATCCGCTTCTCGGTCGACTATCCGGCGGAGCTCGTCCACCCGCTCCATCGGCAGATCGTCGAGGCGACGCCGATTACGCGGGCCGAGCTACTGACGTGGAGTCCGACGGCGGATGCGACGACGCTGCTGTGGTGCGACGGCGACCGGGACGCGACCGAACGAGTCATCGAGGGCATCGACTCGCTGCTCGCCCGGAGCTTCGTCGAGGATACGGATGGGACGTACGCCTTCTTGCGGCAGGCCGACTACGAGTTCCCGCAGGCGGTGCTCGACCTCGTCGCCGGAGCAAACGTAATCTTTCTCCCGCCGGTGGTCTTCCTCGACACCGGCGCGGTGCGATTCGAGGCCGTCGGCGAAACGGCGGCACTCAGCGCGTTCCACGAGGAGCTTTCGGCCGTCGGGACGCCCACCATCGAGCGGGTTCGGCCGTTCGAGCGGACGCCGTCGCCGTCGCGGCTCACCGACCGCCAGCGCGAGGCGCTCGATGCTGCCGTCTCGGTCGGCTACTACCGGGTCCCACGCGAGGGGACGATTTCGGATATCGCGGCGACGATCGACTGCTCGACGAGCACCGCCGGCGAACTCGTTCGGAAGGCAGAATCGGCGGTCCTCACGCACTTTGTCGAGACGCGGTGA
- a CDS encoding right-handed parallel beta-helix repeat-containing protein, with product MGQQPDDDGGSKRGLTTATDDKSVSNASITDEDDANSGGYGRRSYLKLAGVATAGTALATLHGSATETDLSRAIVVDGSGTEMETEYEFSVTKAVADVDGIENTDDSIDGATVAGTVDGSRNAYMFSGTIEQFYVSGPADVRFGDDLDALVPDRLRSLSIDADSRLTYRFTTTGEISKTSTADGTERETDHTLILQGDDGNWTAFGCTSDDYADTFHFEGDIVEFCPLEGTHTVTLDGTSMTPYELVGEEPPQPDDGSQQDGGDQTEQDGSTDDGTQQDDSTDDGAGQDGTDDSTDDGTDDSQQDPVEHGDYLGGGGDRYPNTVAASAADYTVATESELQGAFGSAGSGDTVYVTADIEITETHAVPAGVTLASDRGIEGSDGARLHTSADSFPVLEAGDGVRVTGLTVQGPVEEFEVRQGYPVSTGVRVAGTNVEIDNCRLRGFSHASVEVQNHDTHVHHCDIRRNARDGLGYGVVIGSGHPTIEHCTFNYNRHSVATASGDGSFTIDGCWFGPDSLGLVIDHHGPNSDAEMYVRNVTVEATHKVDHPEFEEGGRESTAIGIRGSTSPGRLEVENSWFYDPEPEPTGEFGEAINFAQSADSWEAVNTTIQNCHFGDSEPDGSIGHPR from the coding sequence ATGGGACAGCAACCTGACGACGACGGCGGTAGTAAGCGCGGCCTTACTACAGCTACTGATGATAAATCTGTATCTAACGCGTCCATTACCGACGAGGACGACGCAAACAGCGGTGGGTACGGTCGACGATCGTATCTCAAGTTGGCGGGCGTTGCGACCGCCGGCACCGCGCTGGCGACGCTCCACGGCAGCGCGACCGAAACCGACCTGTCGCGGGCGATCGTCGTCGACGGCAGCGGGACGGAGATGGAGACCGAATACGAGTTCTCAGTCACGAAGGCAGTCGCCGACGTCGACGGGATCGAAAACACCGACGACAGCATCGACGGCGCCACCGTCGCAGGCACCGTCGACGGGTCGAGAAACGCGTACATGTTCTCGGGAACGATCGAGCAGTTCTACGTTTCGGGACCGGCCGACGTTCGCTTCGGCGACGACCTCGACGCTCTCGTACCTGACCGACTACGATCGCTCTCGATCGACGCCGATTCGCGGCTCACCTATCGGTTCACGACCACAGGTGAAATCTCGAAGACCAGCACCGCCGACGGGACCGAACGCGAGACCGACCACACGCTGATCCTGCAGGGCGACGACGGTAACTGGACGGCGTTTGGCTGCACCAGCGACGACTACGCCGATACGTTCCACTTCGAGGGCGACATCGTGGAGTTTTGCCCGCTCGAAGGAACGCATACGGTGACCCTCGATGGGACCTCGATGACGCCGTACGAGCTCGTCGGCGAAGAGCCGCCACAACCGGACGACGGCTCCCAGCAGGACGGCGGTGACCAGACCGAACAGGACGGCAGTACCGACGACGGGACACAACAGGACGACAGCACTGACGACGGCGCCGGACAGGACGGTACTGACGATAGCACCGACGACGGCACCGACGACAGCCAACAGGATCCCGTCGAACACGGTGACTATCTCGGCGGCGGCGGCGACCGATACCCCAACACCGTCGCGGCATCGGCGGCTGACTACACTGTAGCGACCGAATCAGAACTACAGGGCGCGTTCGGGAGCGCGGGGAGCGGCGACACCGTCTACGTCACTGCAGACATCGAAATCACGGAGACACACGCCGTTCCGGCGGGCGTCACGCTGGCGTCCGACCGCGGCATCGAGGGCTCGGACGGGGCACGCCTGCACACGTCGGCGGACTCGTTCCCCGTACTCGAAGCGGGCGACGGCGTCCGCGTTACCGGTCTCACCGTACAGGGTCCGGTCGAGGAGTTCGAGGTCAGACAGGGCTATCCCGTGTCGACCGGTGTGCGCGTCGCCGGGACGAACGTCGAGATCGACAACTGTCGCCTCCGTGGGTTCTCACACGCCAGCGTCGAGGTCCAGAACCACGACACTCACGTCCACCACTGCGACATCCGGCGCAACGCCCGCGACGGACTCGGCTACGGCGTCGTGATCGGCAGCGGCCATCCCACGATCGAACACTGCACGTTCAACTACAACCGCCACTCGGTGGCCACGGCATCCGGCGACGGGAGCTTTACCATCGACGGCTGCTGGTTCGGTCCCGATTCTTTGGGGCTCGTGATCGATCATCACGGCCCCAACTCGGACGCCGAGATGTACGTCCGGAACGTGACCGTCGAAGCGACGCACAAAGTCGACCATCCGGAGTTCGAGGAGGGTGGCCGCGAGTCGACCGCGATCGGCATTCGTGGGAGCACCTCGCCCGGCCGACTCGAAGTCGAAAACTCGTGGTTCTACGATCCGGAACCGGAGCCGACCGGTGAGTTCGGCGAAGCGATCAACTTCGCGCAGTCGGCCGATTCTTGGGAGGCGGTGAACACTACGATCCAGAACTGCCACTTCGGCGACAGCGAACCCGACGGCAGCATCGGTCACCCCCGATAG
- a CDS encoding DUF1616 domain-containing protein, with protein MFGDSTADLEAVGVAAAVPLGLLLSGIAAESVLRPVLAAPLLTVIPGYAVLAAVSPASGPLSRAGSNGADSSGRSRQFDGGTADSRLTGIAWWIGTLVVGVLAVAVLARALLAAPVKYDAESLLVGVTVVVAVGLLVAALRRRHRSPGHRYDPRPRSWISGIGSVFGADDAGDAVLSIVLAGSLVLLLASAGFAATVDQQSEEYTELYLLNQNESETVAGNYPSEVGYGDRVELTVGVGNHEGNTETYTVVVELQRVQNGTVAERQTVTRMGVTVGPGETWQGPHSFELPFEGDGARVRYYLYRGDSPTDPDAESAYRTLEHWLTGSGS; from the coding sequence ATGTTCGGTGACTCGACGGCCGACCTCGAAGCCGTCGGAGTCGCGGCAGCGGTGCCGCTCGGGCTGTTGCTCTCGGGGATCGCTGCCGAGTCGGTGCTTCGGCCTGTTCTCGCCGCACCGCTGTTGACCGTTATCCCGGGGTACGCGGTGCTAGCGGCGGTATCTCCGGCAAGCGGGCCGCTGTCTCGAGCGGGGTCCAACGGTGCCGATTCCAGCGGCCGGTCTCGACAGTTCGACGGTGGGACAGCCGACTCGCGGCTCACCGGTATTGCGTGGTGGATCGGAACGCTCGTCGTCGGCGTGCTCGCCGTAGCGGTACTGGCGCGAGCGCTGCTCGCCGCGCCCGTCAAGTACGACGCCGAATCGCTGCTGGTCGGTGTCACGGTCGTCGTCGCTGTGGGGTTGCTCGTAGCCGCGCTTCGGCGCCGCCACCGATCGCCAGGACACCGATACGACCCGCGGCCGCGTTCGTGGATCTCCGGCATCGGCAGCGTCTTCGGCGCCGACGACGCGGGGGACGCCGTGCTGAGTATCGTCCTCGCGGGCAGTCTCGTGCTGTTGCTCGCCAGCGCCGGGTTCGCGGCCACGGTCGACCAGCAAAGCGAGGAGTACACCGAGCTGTACCTGCTAAATCAGAACGAGTCGGAGACCGTCGCCGGGAACTATCCGAGCGAGGTCGGCTACGGCGACCGGGTCGAGCTGACCGTCGGGGTCGGCAACCACGAAGGCAACACAGAAACGTACACCGTCGTCGTCGAACTCCAGCGGGTACAGAACGGCACCGTCGCGGAGCGTCAGACCGTCACCCGAATGGGAGTGACGGTGGGTCCCGGAGAAACGTGGCAGGGGCCCCACTCGTTCGAACTTCCGTTCGAGGGCGATGGCGCTCGCGTGCGCTACTACCTGTACCGCGGTGATTCACCGACGGATCCGGACGCCGAAAGCGCCTACCGCACCCTCGAACACTGGCTGACGGGATCCGGATCGTGA
- a CDS encoding alpha/beta fold hydrolase, giving the protein MPLRSPGRSTASSTSDGDRPASIVVEGDRQLAYTEYGRPDGAPVVFLHGTPGSRRIGALFDAAARDCGVRLIAPDRPGYGRSDPWPDRSVVDTGLLVDDLLDGLDIPTAGLVAFSGGAPYALAAAARTDRIDRLDIVSGATPPSASEATPRVQRLLAGLASTTPSVLGGLFRGQAWLAQRLGPSVVVDQYTTDGIDEPISEDAEELVRADFVEAFARHRSGAITEFRHTADDWGVDFDAVDAAVDLWHGDADTNVPIEDARRFATQIPTAQVRALDGADHLRALLRAVPKLLDEHR; this is encoded by the coding sequence ATGCCACTACGCTCACCGGGCCGATCTACGGCTTCATCGACTTCGGATGGCGATCGCCCCGCGTCGATCGTCGTCGAGGGCGACCGGCAGCTCGCGTACACAGAGTACGGGCGTCCAGACGGTGCTCCGGTCGTCTTTCTCCACGGAACGCCGGGATCCCGCCGGATCGGCGCGCTGTTCGATGCCGCCGCACGCGATTGCGGCGTTCGGCTGATCGCGCCCGATCGGCCGGGCTACGGGCGGTCCGATCCGTGGCCGGACCGGTCGGTCGTCGACACAGGACTACTTGTCGACGATCTCCTCGACGGGCTCGATATTCCGACTGCCGGCCTCGTCGCCTTCTCTGGCGGTGCTCCGTACGCCCTCGCGGCGGCGGCACGCACGGATCGGATCGATCGGCTCGATATCGTCTCCGGTGCGACGCCGCCGTCGGCCAGCGAGGCGACGCCGCGGGTGCAGCGGCTTCTCGCCGGTCTCGCCTCGACGACGCCGTCGGTTCTCGGTGGACTATTCCGGGGGCAGGCGTGGCTCGCCCAGCGTCTCGGTCCGTCGGTCGTCGTCGACCAGTACACCACTGACGGCATCGACGAGCCGATTTCCGAGGACGCGGAGGAACTCGTCAGGGCAGACTTCGTCGAGGCGTTCGCCCGGCATCGCAGCGGCGCCATCACCGAATTCCGACATACCGCCGACGACTGGGGCGTTGACTTCGACGCCGTCGACGCCGCTGTCGACCTCTGGCACGGCGACGCCGACACGAACGTGCCGATCGAGGACGCTCGGCGCTTCGCAACACAGATTCCGACCGCGCAGGTGCGCGCGCTCGATGGCGCGGACCACCTCCGAGCGCTGCTCCGGGCCGTCCCGAAGCTACTGGACGAGCACCGGTGA